In Parabacteroides sp. FAFU027, the following are encoded in one genomic region:
- a CDS encoding arsenate reductase family protein encodes MKSLFIQYPKCGTCQKASKWLRANQIDFEQRDITVENPTREELSTWIDQSGLPIQKFFNTSGVLYKELNLKDKVKTASKDELLDLLASNGKLVKRPVMVRDDKVIIGFKEEDWKAFFE; translated from the coding sequence ATGAAATCTCTTTTTATACAGTATCCTAAATGCGGCACTTGCCAGAAAGCATCCAAATGGCTTAGAGCAAATCAGATTGACTTCGAACAAAGAGATATCACTGTTGAAAATCCGACCCGGGAAGAGTTGTCAACCTGGATTGATCAAAGCGGACTGCCCATTCAAAAATTCTTTAATACAAGTGGAGTGCTATACAAAGAGCTTAATCTGAAGGATAAAGTGAAAACGGCTTCGAAAGATGAACTACTTGATCTTTTGGCGTCTAATGGCAAGCTAGTTAAGCGTCCGGTGATGGTCAGGGACGATAAGGTTATTATCGGATTTAAGGAAGAGGATTGGAAAGCTTTCTTTGAATAA
- a CDS encoding dihydroorotate dehydrogenase-like protein, translated as MKNLETHFMGIKVNNPIIVGASNLSLQTDNLKLAEEQGAAAIVFKSLFEEQIQLESLDLDEKLTEFNDIHAEMLTIHPFAEHAGAEEHLLMLRKAKEAVTIPVIASLNAVNTATWVEYAKLIAQTGVDGIELDFYQTPCNFDQSAHDIEKGQIEVVTKIKQNISIPVSVKLSPDYTNALNFIRKLDEAGANAFVLFNSFFQPDIDIHNEKHIKRFNFSHTGDYRQSLRFAGLLYNNIQADLCCSHGVFSGADMIKLILSGASSIQVVSALYKSGIQQISKIKKELEEWMDEKNYNSIDEFRGKLSNSSMGNNSVVYSRAQYVDLLLNSENIFGKEDDHPVDQPHL; from the coding sequence ATGAAAAATCTGGAAACACATTTCATGGGGATCAAAGTAAATAATCCCATAATCGTAGGTGCGTCAAATTTGTCTTTACAAACGGACAATTTGAAATTAGCGGAAGAACAAGGTGCTGCAGCAATCGTTTTCAAATCACTGTTTGAAGAACAGATTCAACTGGAAAGTCTTGATCTGGACGAGAAACTGACAGAATTCAACGACATTCATGCCGAAATGCTGACTATTCATCCGTTTGCAGAACATGCCGGGGCGGAAGAGCACCTGCTCATGCTGAGAAAAGCAAAAGAAGCAGTAACCATTCCTGTCATTGCAAGCCTGAATGCCGTAAATACCGCTACGTGGGTGGAATATGCTAAATTGATTGCTCAAACCGGAGTGGATGGTATCGAACTCGATTTCTATCAAACACCATGTAATTTTGACCAGAGTGCCCATGACATTGAAAAAGGACAAATAGAGGTCGTTACTAAAATCAAACAAAACATATCTATTCCCGTGAGCGTAAAACTCAGTCCGGACTACACGAATGCATTAAACTTTATCAGAAAACTTGACGAAGCCGGAGCAAATGCTTTTGTCCTTTTCAATTCATTTTTTCAGCCTGATATTGACATACATAACGAAAAGCATATCAAGAGATTTAATTTCAGCCACACGGGTGATTACCGACAATCTTTAAGATTCGCAGGATTGCTGTACAATAATATCCAGGCCGACCTTTGCTGTAGTCATGGAGTTTTCTCTGGTGCCGATATGATCAAACTCATCTTATCCGGAGCATCCAGCATTCAGGTGGTAAGTGCATTGTACAAAAGCGGCATCCAACAAATCAGCAAAATCAAAAAAGAACTGGAGGAGTGGATGGACGAAAAGAATTACAACAGCATTGATGAGTTTAGAGGTAAGCTGTCGAACAGCTCCATGGGAAATAATTCAGTCGTTTACAGCAGGGCCCAATATGTCGACCTGTTATTGAACTCCGAAAATATCTTTGGGAAAGAAGATGATCATCCTGTTGACCAGCCTCATCTTTAA
- a CDS encoding ferredoxin translates to MKVTKVWLDESLDSCIVCGMCESIAPEVFEVSDKMHVIEGVDYSLHSDEIKEAVDSCPTNVIAIEEE, encoded by the coding sequence ATGAAAGTTACAAAAGTATGGCTCGATGAGAGTCTGGATAGTTGTATCGTGTGTGGGATGTGCGAATCTATTGCCCCCGAAGTATTTGAGGTGTCCGATAAAATGCATGTCATTGAAGGTGTTGATTACAGTTTGCATTCGGATGAAATAAAAGAGGCAGTAGATAGCTGTCCGACAAATGTAATTGCAATTGAAGAAGAGTAG